The window TCAGAAACTGCTGAACAATAAAATGATACTACAGTgaagtaaaaaaatctaaataaaaacaaaatctaattatatatatttatatttcataTGCCATATGAATATTCTATAAGATACAATGTATGGCTTAACATAATGAATATGTAAAAATTACATAAATCATCCTTATTTCATGTTGTTATGTTTCCCACCATAGATGCTTGATGCTTGGCTACTGAATAGCGCTTATGTACAGGAACTTTTGTATATGTTGACTGGGCAGATATGATCAAACCATCATCTATATTCTGAACTCCGTCCTCTTCCCTGTGGTTTCTTTCAGTGCTATTTTTACATCTTTATTTCTCAAAGTGTAGATGAGAGGATTTAGTATTGGAGTTATAACACTGTAGAACAAGGTGGCCATTTTGTCTTGGTTAGAGACATGAACACTTCCAGGTCTCAAGTACATAAAGAAAATGGTGCAATAAAATAATGTGACAACAGTAACATGGGAAGCACAAGTGGAAAATGCTTTTCTGCGTCCCGTGGTTGTGCGAATCTTTATTATGCTGGAAATGATATTGACGTATGTAAAAAAGATTATGAAGAAAGGGATTAAGGCAACCACTATTGCACATAAGAAAAGGACTGTCTTATTGTGAGAAGTATCTGCACAAGCCAGCTCTAGCAATGTGGGCGCCTCACAGAAAAAATGGTTCACTACATTAGGACCACAAAAAAGTaactgtaatgtatatactgtgtttaTTAATGAGTTTATTAAGCCTCCAACCCAAGACCCAGTTGCCATTTTGATGCACAAGGCAGGATGcataatattagtgtagtgtaaggGGTTGCATATAGCCATATAGCGGTCATAAGCCATTGATaacagcaaaaaacactctgTCCCCCCTAAAGACATATGGATAGACATTTGGGTCACACATCCACCATAAGATATGATTTTCTTCACTGATAAAAAGTTTACGAGCATTTGGGGAACTACACATGAAGTATAACAGATGTCCAAGAAGGAGAGGTTTCTCAAGAAATAGTACATTGGAGTTTGGAGTCGAGGGCTTATGTAACTAATCACAACTATTAACATATTACCTATGAGGGAAACAATGTAGCATATAAGAAATACAATAAACAGCAATATCTGTAAGTCCTGTCTGCTGGTTAGTCCTAGAAGGATAAACTCCACCACAGTGCTGACATTTCCTGTGACCATTCCAGAAGCCTAAAGGCAATGTTACATAGTATGTCAAATTATGTCGCAATGGCAAAGAATAGTAAcattattatgaaaaaaaaaaacacaatcattAAATTCTTATTAAAAtctgcataataaaaaaaaaaagcaaggagctgcacctttaaaggaaaacggccacccattcacccacactaaaactAATACAcccggttatagtgcgggtgaacaggagactaatgcgggctctctgactaatatacatacctacaGTTCGgtgcccggtccctctgaagatcggctTCTTTCTTCACTGAATTGCACACAGCAGGTGGGCCCGCCAGGGGGATTTGAAaattcatggtcgctggtcacgtgagctcttgtgtccatgaatattcaaatccagctggtctgcccgcctccagcacgcaattcagcGCAGAAAAAagccgatcttcagagggactcTGCACCGGACTgcaggatgcatttttggagaataataacattacaggttttgGATTCTACTgtagatctatatcaactcagttgggactcattagggttataggttgaacttgatggactctggtctttttttcgaccttatgaactatgttactatgtatgtatattagtcagagaccccgcatcagtctcctgttcaaccgcactataacctggtgtattaggtttagtgtgggtgaatgggtgaccattttcctttaaggtACAGCCACACATCTATAGGATATTAACCACTCCAAATACTGCACATTAAAATTCTGTGGGAGATTTTGtcacataattaatattttttttaattttttttattaacattattttttattcaatgcttacagaaaaaaaaaaacaagttcttACAAATACAATACAACAAGTTACAAATACATATGCATTTATTTAGTACTATTATAACCCACCCAACCCTCCACCCACAATggcaggagtaaaaaaaaaatttttgaaaatatCTCGTCTTATCCGCACCTCTCTCTGGAAATTCCGGAATCATCCTAATTATCAGTGTCCCATAGTCCCCACTTTTTCTTCCATATATCAAACATTTTTTCTGACTTTTTGCTTTTAACCTTTTATAAACCTTTAACCCTTTGCAACTCTAGTTTCCACTCTAGACTACTCGGGTTTTTGTTAGAAATCCATTTCCTCATTATAATCAACCTCCCTGTACTCAGTGCATTCACGATCAACTTCTTTTTGGCCACAGGTAGGTTAGGGATTAGACCAAACAGGAAAACTCCTGATTTCCACTCCAAACTAACCcctatttttcttttaatctgTTCTTTAATTTCAAACCAAAAATCGTTTAAATATGGGCACTCCCACAGCATATGAAGCAGATTCGCTTCGGCCCTTCCACATTTTGGGCAATCCACATGGGCACGAATTTTCCATTTGCATAGATCTTTAGGGGTATAATATAATCTATGCAATAGCATAAACTGAGAGGttcgaaatttttcattttccgacatctggaccacactcgCAATCATTCCCTTCCAAGTGGTCTCATCCGACAACACTCTTTCTTTTGCCCACTCTGCTTTACTTTTAACTTTCATCCCCTCTAGTTTCCCTAATCGAAGAATTTTATATACTGCAGACAACCCCAATTTCCTACCCCCATCCACCAATTCAATCAAGGGATGGTTCTGGATACTAAGAGCCCTTGTATCCTTAGTATACTTTACAGCATGTGCTAGTTGGAGAAAACCAAATTTATATTTATCATCTAACCCAAACTCCCTCTGCAGatcttagaatttttttttaattttccttcaCTGAACATTTGCTCAACATATACTATCCCCTTTCTTAACCATAAACCATAATGCTCAA is drawn from Hyla sarda isolate aHylSar1 chromosome 4, aHylSar1.hap1, whole genome shotgun sequence and contains these coding sequences:
- the LOC130367394 gene encoding putative olfactory receptor 2B8; translated protein: MVTGNVSTVVEFILLGLTSRQDLQILLFIVFLICYIVSLIGNMLIVVISYISPRLQTPMYYFLRNLSFLDICYTSCVVPQMLVNFLSVKKIISYGGCVTQMSIHMSLGGTECFLLLSMAYDRYMAICNPLHYTNIMHPALCIKMATGSWVGGLINSLINTVYTLQLLFCGPNVVNHFFCEAPTLLELACADTSHNKTVLFLCAIVVALIPFFIIFFTYVNIISSIIKIRTTTGRRKAFSTCASHVTVVTLFYCTIFFMYLRPGSVHVSNQDKMATLFYSVITPILNPLIYTLRNKDVKIALKETTGKRTEFRI